A single window of Gossypium arboreum isolate Shixiya-1 chromosome 13, ASM2569848v2, whole genome shotgun sequence DNA harbors:
- the LOC108464496 gene encoding uncharacterized protein LOC108464496, whose translation MPSTSSATPPTPSHPTTHHVLQALLASSRPFLRGELQHVDKNLPNLVAVLRSVGAGECWHKHGSFLEHLVDIYRILKIWKAQDSVCLCGLFHSAYSNSYVNLAIFDPSTGRDVVRGHVGDAAERLIHLFCVVPRQPLIHDDLLFKYTDSEIVEHLAASEVSLKNAKEKGVFNEDDAWRNKIRGLVPENGLTVKHIKTGEDVLVSRRVLAIFLMMTMADFSDQLYGFQDVLFENFDGRLEFVGNNNVALWPGNGKPGLWLNSISRMGAIYSLILREEEIFVEQRKRVSGIEVETDRDEDIELVVPPVLEHCSKVLGAKEQIEARDLYWEAVCDDSKGGQERAEELLVGSIEKNPFVGEPHVVLAQVYLTKGRFEEAEKEAEKGLILMLEWSSPWDKRMSWEGWIAWGRVLLMKAKEQSWPQTSWGVLNLGLVK comes from the coding sequence ATGCCATCAACTTCATCGGCAACCCCACCGACACCATCTCATCCCACCACTCACCACGTCCTTCAAGCCCTGTTAGCCTCCTCACGTCCCTTCCTTCGTGGCGAGCTTCAACATGTCGACAAAAACTTGCCTAATTTGGTCGCCGTCTTGCGTTCCGTTGGTGCCGGCGAGTGTTGGCACAAGCACGGCAGCTTTTTAGAGCATCTGGTCGATATTTATCGGATTCTCAAAATATGGAAGGCGCAAGACTCCGTTTGCCTTTGCGGTCTTTTCCACTCTGCTTACTCCAACTCTTACGTCAACCTCGCCATATTCGACCCTTCAACCGGCCGCGACGTCGTTCGAGGCCACGTCGGCGACGCCGCAGAGCGTTTAATCCATTTGTTCTGCGTCGTCCCTAGGCAACCTTTGATCCACGATGACCTTTTGTTCAAGTATACGGATTCGGAAATCGTCGAACACCTTGCGGCCTCCGAGGTTTCGTTGAAGAACGCCAAAGAAAAGGGCGTTTTTAATGAAGACGACGCTTGGAGGAATAAGATACGCGGACTGGTGCCTGAAAATGGGCTTACAGTGAAGCACATAAAGACCGGCGAGGACGTGTTGGTGTCTCGAAGGGTGTTGGCTATTTTCCTCATGATGACCATGGCAGATTTCAGTGACCAGCTTTATGGATTCCAGGATGTTCTGTTTGAAAACTTCGATGGTAGGCTCGAATTCGTGGGCAACAACAACGTTGCTTTATGGCCTGGGAATGGCAAACCAGGGCTGTGGTTGAATTCAATATCGAGAATGGGGGCAATATATAGTTTAATACTGAGAGAGGAAGAGATTTTTGTTGAACAAAGGAAAAGGGTAAGTGGCATTGAGGTTGAAACTGACAGAGATGAAGACATTGAGCTTGTTGTGCCACCAGTTTTAGAGCACTGCAGTAAGGTGTTAGGTGCAAAAGAGCAAATAGAGGCAAGGGACTTGTATTGGGAAGCTGTTTGTGATGATTCAAAAGGAGGGCAAGAGAGAGCTGAGGAATTGTTAGTAGGCAGCATTGAGAAGAACCCTTTTGTGGGTGAACCACATGTGGTGTTGGCTCAGGTTTATTTGACCAAAGGAAGGTTTGAGGAAGCTGAAAAAGAGGCCGAAAAAGGGTTGATTTTGATGCTCGAATGGAGCAGTCCATGGGATAAAAGGATGTCTTGGGAAGGATGGATTGCTTGGGGAAGGGTTCTGTTGATGAAAGCTAAAGAGCAATCTTGGCCACAAACTTCATGGGGTGTCCTCAATTTAGGCCTTGTTAAGTAA